Proteins found in one Deinococcota bacterium genomic segment:
- a CDS encoding prepilin peptidase has translation MFALLAGLLGALIGSFANVVVWRMPRGESIVFPGSHCPRCNHRLGALDLVPILSWLALRGRCRYCRAAIPFRYPLVEVVMALGFAGLAWRFPLELYGLTALPLLALYALLVIASAIDLDHHILPDSLTLPALAFALGATFVYEPASGLPTFAGALFGGALGAGLIVLVNRLGGLVLRRFADTQERLWPVGMDQVNLAALGGALYGWGLGLGLAGLSLLASLATRKPLRLSEAAVYALWLGALMLAALGLTVDVLTALGGSLVAAGGVAVLGAAYWWLRDLKTGEKPDADIAEEDDEPVAMGFGDVKLAAVLGAMLGWQSLLVALLLSFVLGAVGGVTATALGGGRQVPFGPYLALGGVLALLYGPALIRWYAGLLGVVQGPLLAFAGACI, from the coding sequence GTGTTCGCGCTCCTTGCCGGGCTTCTCGGCGCGCTCATCGGCTCCTTTGCCAACGTCGTCGTCTGGAGAATGCCGCGGGGTGAGTCCATCGTCTTTCCGGGCTCGCACTGCCCGCGCTGCAATCACCGCCTGGGCGCTCTAGACCTCGTCCCCATCCTCTCCTGGCTGGCGCTCAGGGGCCGTTGCCGCTACTGCCGGGCAGCGATTCCCTTTCGCTACCCGCTCGTCGAGGTCGTCATGGCGCTCGGCTTTGCGGGGCTGGCCTGGCGCTTTCCCCTCGAGCTCTACGGCCTCACCGCCTTGCCCCTCCTGGCGCTCTACGCGCTGCTGGTCATTGCCTCGGCTATCGACTTAGACCACCACATCCTGCCCGACAGCCTGACCCTGCCCGCCCTCGCCTTCGCCCTGGGAGCGACCTTCGTCTACGAGCCAGCGAGCGGCCTGCCGACCTTTGCAGGGGCCCTCTTCGGCGGGGCTCTGGGCGCGGGCCTCATCGTGCTCGTCAACCGCCTCGGCGGGCTCGTCTTGCGGCGCTTCGCGGACACCCAGGAACGCCTCTGGCCCGTCGGCATGGACCAGGTCAACCTGGCCGCTCTGGGCGGCGCCCTTTACGGCTGGGGCTTGGGTTTGGGACTGGCCGGCCTCTCGCTCCTCGCCAGCCTCGCGACCCGCAAGCCGCTGCGCCTCTCCGAGGCCGCGGTCTACGCCCTCTGGCTCGGCGCGCTCATGCTCGCCGCCTTGGGGCTAACGGTGGACGTGCTGACCGCCCTCGGCGGCTCCCTCGTCGCGGCGGGAGGGGTCGCCGTTCTGGGCGCCGCCTACTGGTGGCTGCGGGACCTGAAGACGGGCGAGAAACCGGACGCCGACATCGCCGAGGAGGACGACGAGCCGGTGGCGATGGGCTTTGGCGACGTCAAGCTGGCGGCCGTCTTGGGCGCCATGCTCGGCTGGCAGAGCCTGTTGGTGGCGCTCCTGCTGTCCTTCGTCCTGGGCGCGGTGGGAGGGGTGACGGCCACAGCCCTGGGCGGCGGCCGCCAGGTGCCCTTTGGGCCCTATCTGGCCTTGGGCGGCGTCCTCGCGCTCCTTTACGGCCCGGCCCTCATCCGCTGGTACGCTGGTCTGCTCGGGGTGGTCCAAGGGCCTCTGCTTGCTTTTGCAGGCGCTTGTATATAG
- a CDS encoding DUF4040 domain-containing protein, whose product MIEGLLAGMFDLLIVLTLLTLAWQALSAKDLFAAVVFFIAHGLVMALAWVRLQAPDIALAEAAIGAGLTGVLLLNAAGQMGSETTSQWEGEAHGAAGETERF is encoded by the coding sequence ATGATTGAAGGGCTCTTGGCGGGAATGTTTGACCTCCTCATCGTGCTCACCCTGCTGACGCTGGCCTGGCAGGCGCTGAGCGCCAAGGACCTCTTCGCGGCGGTAGTCTTTTTCATCGCCCACGGGCTGGTGATGGCGCTCGCCTGGGTGCGCTTGCAGGCGCCCGATATCGCCCTGGCGGAGGCGGCCATCGGCGCGGGCCTGACCGGGGTCTTGCTCTTGAATGCGGCCGGGCAGATGGGCAGCGAGACGACTTCGCAATGGGAAGGAGAGGCGCATGGCGCCGCGGGCGAGACGGAACGTTTCTAG
- a CDS encoding monovalent cation/H(+) antiporter subunit G — protein sequence MILDMLAALLVAAGAGFFLAGTVGLLRFPDAYSRLHALTKADNLGLGLIVLGLALPVASPALALKLMLIWLLSLLGGATACYLVAHSTLSRERAAGREHGGERGERGERHD from the coding sequence GTGATCCTTGACATGCTCGCCGCCCTGCTCGTCGCCGCGGGCGCCGGCTTCTTCTTGGCGGGCACGGTCGGCCTCCTGCGCTTTCCAGACGCCTACAGCCGCCTGCATGCGCTCACCAAAGCCGACAACCTGGGCCTCGGCCTCATCGTCTTGGGCCTCGCCCTGCCGGTCGCTTCGCCGGCGCTGGCGCTCAAACTCATGCTCATCTGGCTGCTCTCGCTGCTGGGCGGCGCCACCGCCTGCTACCTCGTCGCCCACAGCACCTTGAGCCGCGAGCGGGCAGCGGGGCGGGAGCACGGGGGAGAACGGGGAGAACGGGGAGAGAGGCATGATTGA
- the trmD gene encoding tRNA (guanosine(37)-N1)-methyltransferase TrmD gives MKYTVLTLFPQLLEPWTHEALLGRAVAGGRVEFDLRDLRDYATDKHRSVDDAPYGGGAGMVLRVDVVARALTSLQTDDPADEVIMLTPAGEPFTQALAEELARKRHLLLLAGRYEGFDARVEGLVTRQLSLGDFVLMGGEIAALAVIEATARLLPGVLGDADSHAQDSFSSGLLDYPEYTRPALFEGQGVPEVLKSGHHARVARWRREQALRRTKARRPDLLAGLELSEADRAFLASLEADDSA, from the coding sequence GTGAAATATACCGTCTTGACTCTCTTTCCCCAGCTGCTCGAGCCCTGGACCCACGAGGCCCTGCTGGGCCGCGCCGTCGCGGGGGGACGCGTCGAATTCGACCTGCGCGACCTGCGCGACTACGCCACCGACAAGCACCGCAGCGTGGACGACGCGCCCTACGGCGGCGGCGCGGGCATGGTCCTGCGCGTAGACGTGGTCGCCAGGGCGCTCACCAGCCTCCAGACCGATGACCCCGCCGACGAGGTCATCATGCTGACGCCCGCCGGCGAGCCCTTCACGCAAGCTCTGGCCGAGGAGTTGGCGCGAAAGCGGCACCTCCTCCTGCTCGCGGGGCGCTACGAGGGCTTCGACGCTCGAGTCGAGGGGCTGGTCACGCGCCAGCTGAGCCTCGGCGACTTCGTCCTGATGGGCGGCGAGATCGCCGCCTTGGCCGTCATCGAGGCCACCGCCCGGCTCCTGCCCGGCGTCCTGGGCGACGCCGACAGCCACGCCCAGGACTCCTTCAGCAGCGGTCTCTTGGACTATCCCGAGTACACCCGGCCCGCCCTCTTCGAGGGCCAGGGGGTGCCCGAGGTCTTAAAAAGCGGCCACCACGCGCGCGTCGCGCGCTGGCGGCGCGAACAGGCCCTCAGGCGCACCAAAGCGCGCCGCCCGGACCTCTTGGCAGGGCTCGAGCTGAGCGAGGCGGACCGGGCCTTTCTGGCGTCGCTCGAGGCGGACGACTCGGCCTAG
- the argC gene encoding N-acetyl-gamma-glutamyl-phosphate reductase → MAKLNVAILGASGYGGAELLRRLRHHPNAEVVAASSRRYQGRALGEAWPQFAGESLLFTSSSEALKRGELIFSALPHGTALEVVKEARETGKRVVDLSADYRLSPEDYQRWYGKEHPYPALCAQAVYGLSELHRGETRGAGLVANPGCHATAAALALAPLAAHGLLGPDTVVHSATGVSGAGRAPPTGFHYSDVNENYQPYGVAGTHRHTAEIENSLGRVRRAGRQVTTHDAFEPVLVSFNPHLAPMTRGILASCSTRPKAAPDGGELLELYRHFYAGERLVHVQAELPQTKSVYGSDRTLISVRKDARSGHIVAFAALDNLGKGAAGQAVQNMNLMCGFEETAGLSVAAVYP, encoded by the coding sequence GTGGCGAAGCTTAACGTAGCCATCCTCGGTGCCAGCGGCTACGGCGGCGCCGAACTCCTGCGCCGGCTCAGGCATCATCCCAACGCGGAGGTGGTGGCGGCGAGCTCGAGGCGGTACCAGGGCCGCGCCCTCGGCGAGGCCTGGCCGCAGTTCGCCGGCGAGTCCTTGCTCTTTACCAGCTCGAGCGAGGCGCTGAAACGCGGCGAGCTGATCTTTTCGGCCTTGCCCCACGGCACGGCCTTGGAGGTCGTCAAGGAGGCGCGGGAGACGGGCAAGCGGGTCGTCGACCTCTCCGCCGACTACCGCCTTTCGCCCGAGGATTACCAGCGCTGGTACGGCAAGGAGCACCCCTATCCCGCGCTCTGCGCCCAGGCCGTCTACGGCCTCAGCGAGCTGCACCGCGGCGAGACAAGAGGCGCCGGGCTGGTGGCCAACCCCGGCTGCCACGCGACGGCCGCGGCCTTGGCGCTGGCGCCGCTGGCCGCTCACGGCCTGCTCGGACCCGACACCGTCGTCCACTCCGCCACCGGCGTGTCGGGGGCGGGCCGGGCGCCGCCAACAGGCTTTCACTACAGCGACGTCAACGAAAATTACCAGCCTTACGGCGTCGCGGGGACGCACCGCCACACCGCCGAGATCGAGAACAGCCTGGGCCGGGTCAGGCGCGCGGGGCGGCAGGTCACCACCCACGACGCCTTTGAGCCAGTCCTGGTCAGCTTCAACCCGCACCTCGCGCCGATGACGCGGGGTATCTTAGCAAGCTGCTCCACCCGCCCCAAGGCGGCCCCGGATGGCGGCGAACTGCTCGAGCTCTACCGCCACTTCTACGCGGGCGAGAGGCTCGTCCACGTTCAGGCCGAGCTGCCGCAGACGAAGTCGGTCTATGGCAGCGACCGCACACTCATCAGCGTGCGCAAGGACGCCCGCAGCGGCCACATCGTCGCCTTCGCCGCCCTCGACAACCTCGGCAAGGGCGCGGCGGGCCAGGCGGTGCAGAACATGAACCTGATGTGCGGCTTCGAGGAGACGGCGGGGCTGAGTGTGGCGGCGGTCTACCCGTGA
- a CDS encoding monovalent cation/H+ antiporter complex subunit F, with protein MTAFYLGVALLLFLDIMVGLWRVLRGPTAADRMVAAQLFGTTGVAILLLLAQAFSSPPLRDVALVFSLLAVLAITAFVRHAWLHRDVPQEETS; from the coding sequence ATGACGGCCTTTTATCTGGGCGTCGCGCTGCTGCTCTTTCTCGACATCATGGTCGGCCTGTGGCGGGTCTTGCGCGGGCCTACGGCGGCCGACCGGATGGTGGCGGCGCAACTCTTCGGCACCACCGGCGTCGCCATCTTGCTGCTCCTGGCCCAGGCGTTTTCGAGCCCGCCGCTCCGGGACGTGGCGCTCGTCTTTTCCCTCCTGGCGGTCTTGGCCATCACCGCCTTCGTCAGGCACGCCTGGCTGCACCGCGACGTCCCGCAGGAGGAGACCTCGTGA
- the argF gene encoding ornithine carbamoyltransferase, with translation MTIQPMLKGRDLLALSDLDRKEFHALLASAADIKARFKAGDRPPLLAGKTIAMIFEKQSLRTRSTFDIAMYQLGGHSVLLSQNYIGAGVRETIKDVAKNLERWVDGIMARTYGHHTLVSLAEHAGVPVINGLSDLLHPCQLLADYLTLREVFGELAGLKVTFVGDGNNVCNSHINAALLAGSELTVACPEGFDPDTEVLEKARSQGAKIAIQREPREAAQGADVLYTDVWISMGHEEESERRRRAFAGYTVTPEWFDGLSPRGIFMHDLPAHYGEECVEEAVYHPRSRVFEQAENRLHAQKAVLVHLLADG, from the coding sequence ATGACCATCCAACCCATGCTCAAGGGACGCGACCTGCTGGCGCTCAGCGACCTCGACCGGAAAGAGTTTCATGCCCTCTTAGCGAGCGCGGCGGACATCAAGGCGCGCTTCAAGGCGGGCGATAGGCCTCCCCTTCTGGCCGGCAAGACCATCGCCATGATCTTCGAGAAGCAGTCCTTGCGCACGCGCTCGACCTTCGACATCGCCATGTACCAGCTCGGCGGCCACTCGGTCTTGTTGAGCCAGAACTACATCGGCGCCGGGGTGCGCGAGACGATCAAGGACGTGGCGAAGAACCTCGAGCGCTGGGTGGACGGCATCATGGCCCGCACCTACGGCCACCACACCCTGGTCAGCCTCGCCGAGCACGCCGGCGTACCGGTCATCAACGGGCTGTCCGACCTCCTGCACCCCTGCCAGCTGCTGGCGGACTACCTGACGCTTCGCGAGGTCTTCGGCGAATTAGCGGGGCTCAAGGTGACCTTTGTCGGCGACGGCAACAACGTCTGCAACTCGCACATCAACGCTGCGCTGCTGGCCGGCAGCGAGCTCACCGTCGCCTGTCCCGAGGGCTTCGATCCGGATACGGAGGTGCTCGAGAAGGCGCGAAGCCAGGGTGCGAAGATCGCCATCCAACGCGAGCCCAGGGAGGCGGCACAGGGCGCCGACGTGCTCTACACCGACGTGTGGATCTCGATGGGCCACGAGGAGGAGAGCGAGAGGCGGCGCCGAGCCTTCGCGGGCTATACCGTCACCCCCGAGTGGTTCGACGGCCTGTCCCCACGCGGCATCTTTATGCACGACCTGCCCGCCCACTACGGCGAGGAGTGCGTCGAGGAGGCCGTCTACCACCCGCGCAGCCGCGTCTTCGAGCAGGCCGAGAACCGCCTGCACGCCCAGAAGGCGGTGCTCGTGCACCTGCTGGCGGACGGCTAG
- a CDS encoding sodium:proton antiporter, translating into MLVSGLVGLGLVAAVLELPRESVGLRGEVMRHLGESGVEHPVTAVLLTFRLYDTWLEAGVLLLAAVAALALQRARDLRRVENEPPASLVLAWTVRLLTPVMAVAGGYLLWLGKLAPGGAFQAGVILGAAGVLLRLAGFSTVNRLSRPALHLWLLLGFAAFLLLAFGRALAGAPILSYPRGWEEAAIMVLETLLTLSVAATVTVLVTAARPLPEPEENAGKP; encoded by the coding sequence GTGCTCGTGAGCGGGCTCGTCGGCTTGGGCCTCGTTGCCGCCGTGCTCGAGCTGCCCCGCGAGAGCGTGGGGCTGCGGGGCGAGGTGATGCGGCACTTGGGCGAGAGCGGGGTCGAGCACCCGGTGACGGCGGTCTTGCTCACCTTTCGCCTCTACGACACCTGGCTCGAGGCCGGCGTCCTCCTGCTGGCGGCGGTGGCCGCCCTGGCCTTGCAGCGGGCGCGCGACCTGCGCCGGGTCGAAAACGAGCCGCCCGCCAGCCTGGTCCTGGCCTGGACGGTGCGCCTGCTGACGCCGGTGATGGCGGTCGCGGGCGGCTACCTGCTGTGGCTCGGCAAGCTGGCGCCGGGCGGCGCCTTTCAGGCGGGGGTGATCCTGGGCGCGGCCGGGGTGCTCTTGCGGCTGGCGGGCTTTTCCACCGTCAACCGCCTGAGCCGCCCCGCCTTGCACCTTTGGCTGCTCCTGGGCTTTGCCGCCTTTTTGCTCCTGGCCTTTGGCCGGGCGCTGGCGGGCGCACCCATACTGAGTTATCCACGAGGCTGGGAGGAGGCGGCGATCATGGTGCTCGAGACGCTGCTCACCCTGTCGGTCGCCGCCACCGTCACGGTTCTGGTCACGGCCGCGCGGCCGCTGCCGGAGCCCGAGGAGAACGCCGGCAAACCATGA